A window of Trichoderma atroviride chromosome 3, complete sequence contains these coding sequences:
- a CDS encoding uncharacterized protein (EggNog:ENOG41) — protein sequence MAVPQSNGSPPPEAITYAYMFESDKSPTKQFDALLRAIARFIVTELGDQNDQHLTPKKLAAFYKAVGGDYDSLFLETPHSTISYMWHVTGCQHSLQPTENDYDPPSIPALTPRGFSRWEAVEVLLGPEEHVPFLQFAVKHWELRHPETGQVFPPNLPATVFPSQPDQEVDRWHKTCADQMRDTASKEEENASMPSSSSAPKPEPSPEPAAPRFAYFHSPDPFHPANRFYPSDPFRATSPPRPRAADPNQSERFYYVHVGERYGANFGQRPPVRSPERPRRQRPTDDAGRRRSFSDYASSRQPNPDGIRHSYSGTYLNPDSTRTTPSRPSQGRRHSHLHRTSDSSGDESEDAAMHMRARRRQRTGSPHAGVRRVVPPSSGPPPPSAGSSVPSFRTHRSDSRAEEARRRGSPLGSLKEKLTETVSNFFPGNQSRTSSRQSSVNNPIRVRRSRESIPPSRLNQNHSDLSDGVSDGSSEEEIRHRHRLRQQRERSYRADDQDRERSHMHRPDPQRRASSHTDPERRRDAAWDARERDHIRERKWDRRSMDEDAPNPGIPSRRYQESAYT from the exons ATGGCCGTCCCTCAATCTAATGGCTCTCCGCCACCCGAGGCCATCACGTACGCCTACATGTTCGAATCGGACAAGAGCCCGACGAAGCAGTTTGATGCGCTGCTAAGAGCAATCGCGCGCTTTATC GTAACTGAGCTTGGCGACCAAAATGATCAACACCTCACCCCCAAGAAACTCGCTGCGTTTTACAAAGCCGTCGGCGGTGACTATGACT CCTTGTTCCTTGAGACGCCTCACTCGACCATCTCTTACATGTGGCATGTGACTGGCTGCCAGCATAGCTTGCAACCCACCGAGAATGACTACGATCCGCCCTCTATTCCCGCTCTGACGCCTCGGGGCTTCTCTCGATGGGAAGCGGTCGAGGTCCTTCTCGGGCCCGAAGAGCATGTCCCGTTTCTTCAGTTTGCTGTCAAGCACTGGGAACTAAGACATCCTGAGACGGGTCAAGTCTTCCCGCCCAATCTGCCCGCCACCGTCTTCCCCTCACAACCTGATCAAGAAGTCGACCGCTGGCACAAGACTTGCGCCGATCAGATGCGTGACACCGCTtccaaggaagaagagaatgcaaGTATGCCTAGCTCCAGCTCTGCGCCGAAACCCGAACCGTCTCCAGAACCTGCTGCGCCCAGGTTTGCCTACTTTCATTCACCGGACCCTTTCCATCCAGCAAACCGCTTCTATCCATCGGATCCATTCCGCGCGACCTCTCCCCCTCGGCCGAGAGCTGCTGATCCGAATCAGTCCGAAAGGTTCTACTACGTCCATGTTGGCGAAAGATATGGGGCTAATTTTGGCCAAAGGCCTCCTGTGCGTTCGCCGGAAAGGCCTCGCCGCCAGAGACCTACCGATGACGCCGGAAGGCGTCGAAGCTTTTCCGACTATGCTTCGAGCCGCCAGCCAAACCCCGACGGCATTCGCCACAGCTATTCCGGGACCTATCTCAACCCGGACTCTACTCGAACGACGCCCAGCCGACCTTCGCAGGGTCGCCGGCATAGCCACCTGCATCGTACATCTGACTCGTCGGGCGATGAATCTGAAGACGCCGCTATGCATATGAGGGCTAGACGGCGACAACGAACCGGCTCTCCTCACGCAGGCGTTCGTAGGGTCGTCCCGCCGTCATCTGgtcctccgccgccgtcggCAGGGTCTAGCGTCCCTTCTTTCCGGACACATCGAAGCGATAGTCGGGCTgaggaagcaagaagaagaggtagTCCCCTCGGCTCCCTCAAAGAAAAATTGACCGAAACCGTTTCCAACTTTTTCCCAGGTAACCAAAGCCGAACCAGCTCCAGACAGAGCTCCGTCAACAACCCCATCCGTGTGCGTAGAAGCCGCGAGAGCATACCTCCGTCACGCCTAAACCAGAACCATTCAGATCTTTCCGATGGCGTATCAGACGGGTCCAGCGAAGAGGAAATCCGCCATCGCCACAGACTACGCCAGCAGCGAGAGCGCTCGTACCGCGCGGATGACCAAGATAGAGAGCGATCGCATATGCACCGGCCGGATCCACAACGCCGGGCCAGCAGTCACACCGATCCGGAAAGGCGGCGGGACGCAGCATGGGATGCGCGAGAGAGGGATCACATTAGAGAAAGGAAATGGGATAGACGATCCATGGATGAGGACGCACCGAATCCGGGCATACCAAGCAGGCGATACCAGGAGTCTGCCTACActtga
- a CDS encoding uncharacterized protein (TransMembrane:4 (i83-101o107-130i137-155o222-246i)): MDTVRSLVQPITHNLPAPIRDLGVSIVGETCYKALLLDVDIENTECVKLAVSKGLGIGIVGASAVVKVPQILKLLKSKSAEGVSFLSYLLETSAYLISLAYNVRNGFPFSTFGETAFIMGQNVVISMLVLNYSGRPAMAALFVAALAIGAAALFAENVVDMQALSYLQAGAGVLGVASKVPQILAIWQEGGTGQLSAFAVFNYLAGSLSRIFTTLQEVDDKLILYGFISGFALNAILALQMVYYWNAPSAKARGKRKEVVPVEARGSSTAVPKKGPTTRRRG, encoded by the exons ATGGACACCGTCCGGTCTCTCGTCCAGCCCATCACGCACAACCTGCCGGCGCCCATCCGGGACCTCGGCGTGTCCATCGTCGGCGAGACGTGCTacaaggcgctgctgctcgacgtcGACATCGAAAACACCGAGTGCGTCAAGCTCGCCGTCAGCAAGGGCCTGGGCATTGGCATCGTCGGCGCCTCGGCCGTCGTCAAGGTGCCGCAGAtcctcaagctgctcaagtCCAAGTCCGCCGAGGGCGTGTCGTTCCTGTCGTACCTGCTCGAGACGAGCGCGTACCTCATCTCGTTGGCGTACAACGTGCGCAATGGGTTTCCCTTTAGCACCTTTGGCGAGACGGCCTTTATCATGGGCCAGAACGTCGTCATTTCGATGCTTGTTCTGAACTACAGCGGCCGGCCTGCCATGGCGGCTCTGTTCGTGGCCGCACTGGCCATTGGTGCGGCGGCGCTGTTTGCAGAAAATGTCGTTGACATGCAGGCGCTGAGCTACCTGCAAGCTGGCGCCGGTGTTCTCGGTGTTGCCAGCAAGGTTCCTCAGATTCTGGCCATCTGGCAGGAGGGAGGTACCGGCCAGCTCAGTGCTTTTGCG GTCTTCAACTACTTGGCCGGCTCGCTGTCTCGCATCTTCACCACGCTCCAGGAAGTCGACGACAAACTGATACTGTACGGCTTCATCTCCGGCTTTGCCCTCAATGCCATCCTCGCTCTGCAGATGGTGTACTACTGGAACGCCCCCTCTGCAAAGGCTAGAGGCAAGCGGAAGGAGGTTGTGCCCGTCGAGGCCCGCGGAAGCTCAACGGCCGTGCCCAAGAAGGGTCCCACCACTCGCCGCCGTGGTTAG
- a CDS encoding uncharacterized protein (EggNog:ENOG41), which yields MATLLKRKRSAAELCPPNSMMDASVPATLHSRTLKRYRDNRPSDDEVHQHTLGLLYSAQQRPQQFPPQEAPIAAAPEQPVVASSSSSLLNSQQSLHRFWSIGSEPSSASSSPGIETPPVLLPTECDDCGSALLAGGSDADEMDVDCGNAAEDTACGACGKHVCFSCSVSNLGEQKRCLQCAGRRVWIGGIGWTDAGGVSVC from the exons ATGGCCACGCTCCTCAAGCGCAAGCGCTCCGCCGCAGAGCTCTGCCCGCCCAACTCTATGATGGACGCTTCCGTGCCGGCGACCCTGCACAGCCGCACCCTCAAGCGCTACCGCGACAACAGGCCGTCGGACGACGAGGTCCATC AGCACACCCTGGGCCTGCTGTACTCGGCTCAGCAGCGGCCCCAGCAGTTCCCTCCACAGGAAGCCCCGATTGCTGCCGCGCCGGAGCAGCCCGTCgttgcgtcgtcgtcgtcgtcgttgttgAACAGCCAGCAGTCGCTGCATCGCTTCTGGAGCATCGGCTCCGAGCccagctcggccagctcgTCGCCCGGCATCGAGACGCCCCCCGTGCTGCTGCCGACCGAGTGCGACGACTGCGGCAGtgccctcctcgccggcggGAGCGACGCCGACGAGATGGACGTGGATTGCGGCAATGCCGCCGAGGACACGGCCTGTGGCGCCTGCGGCAAGCAcgtctgcttcagctgctcgGTGAGCAATCTCGGCGAGCAGAAGCGCTGCCTGCAGTGCGCGGGACGGAGAGTCTGGATTGGCGGCATTGGCTGGACCGATGCTGGCGGCGTTTCGGTCTGCTGA
- a CDS encoding uncharacterized protein (EggNog:ENOG41~TransMembrane:1 (o278-295i)) — translation MAIPTTMRALVAPRKCGADAYEVIELPVPSVTLPTHVLLKVHAAAMNTGELQALDGRFGLIYTPQYPAPIGLEGSGVVVAVGSAVKRFKVGDHVYGAYIEKPLFRKPPAGFAAEYSLVEEDYLLPKPAHLSWEEAASLTTVVVTSYQTWRRGMQLMGVQSLEGKTVYIPAGLSSTGSMAAQVAKKVLGADKIITTVSTGKMDLVERYLPGVFAQVIDYKTQRPREQVPRGSVDIMYNTQWDSMDEGIPMINPKTGVLVSIASAPGKETVRTMMGADRYHWWIGVLLDLAGLIYKWKLRGTNIPHEFVSGGVEIREDLEAAGGDCGAGEGECGDEGGGVGGIWRPFGRVAGRWFLGRGGIGKLVVKIL, via the exons ATGGCCATcccgacgacgatgcgcgCGCTCGTGGCACCGCGAAAGTGCGGAGCGGACGCCTATGAGGTGATTGAGCTGCCGGTGCCGAGCGTCACACTGCCGACGCATGTGTTGCTCAAGGTGCATGCGGCGGCGATGAACACGGGAGAGCTGCAGGCGCTTGACGGGCGGTTTGGGTTGATTTACACGCCCca ATATCCGGCTCCCATTGGCCTCGAAGGGTCCGGCGTCGTAGTCGCCGTCGGGTCGGCAGTCAAGAGGTTCAAAGTCGGCGATCACGTCTACGGCGCATACATTGAAAAGCCCCTCTTCCGCAAGCCCCCCGCGGGCTTTGCCGCCGAGTACTCCCTCGTGGAGGAGGATTACCTGCTGCCCAAGCCGGCGCATCTATCCTGGGAAGAGGCCGCCTCGCTGACcacggtggtggtgacgtCGTACCAGACCTGGCGCCGGGGCATGCAGCTCATGGGCGTGCAGAGCCTGGAGGGCAAGACGGTGTACATCCCCGCTGGGTTGAGCAGCACCGGTTCGATGGCGGCGCAGGTGGCCAAGAAGGTGCTCGGCGCGGACAAGATTATCACAACGGTGTCGACGGGCAAGATGGACTTGGTGGAGCGGTACTTGCCGGGGGTGTTTGCCCAGGTGATTGACTATAAGACGCAGAGGCCGCGCGAGCAGGTTCCGCGCGGGAGCGTGGACATTATGTACAACACGCAGTGGGATAGCATGGACGAGGGTATTCCAATGATCAACCCCAAGACGGGCGTGCTAGTGTCCATTGCGAGCGCGCCGGGCAAGGAGACGGtgaggacgatgatgggCGCGGACAGGTATCACTGGTGGATTGGCGTGCTGCTGGACCTGGCGGGGCTGATTTACAAGTGGAAGCTGAGGGGAACAAACATTCCGCACGAGTTTGTGTCGGGCGGCGTGGAGATCCGGGAGGACCTGGAGGCGGCGGGGGGAGATTGTGGCGCTGGGGAAGGTGAGTGCGGTGATGAGGGTGGTGGAGTTGGGGGGATCTGGAGGCCGTTCGGAAGGGTTGCGGGGAGGTGGTTTCTGGGAAGGGGGGGGATAGGGAAGCTGGTGGTGAAGATATTGTGA
- a CDS encoding uncharacterized protein (TransMembrane:1 (i26-45o)) — MANQQLQGSGLKWPPRRLLLIHRRGLIIASLLFFTLSLICFIRVATIETAKFERRALAGRQFQLGGYLGGMFREAVDTSATRTSPAAHTTNQDSAASLSISIRVTEAATALSSMPEPTGMSESKASLSNADSLLETLADAVKEAFMESGQPSASAAKHRQKNGLSDMIGGQSNALDLSEVSSLPSFLQTSRSSSTHNLPTPAVGSLGGFLGDSLTLRIHNARAATEKLPTDSSTNPSFLGELSRIVAEISGIDPAAAAKLTDTVLDALHVDSSAVAAAIPKVATEASVSASDLLPLVIPAVAKAMNQPLPPEPPMSTLDMVETLNKVLEQGTTVINDLSRALEDITDPALLAVVNQLALIVSAVADYLDKPLCAVDQVMDGTSFEEVIPCDEVETGSLTSASQITTLATSGLPESPTKTSDPEDITTPAAPTPYLSSKNQASPPDPTPPSTPTTDKPTKTGNPASTDGENEGCPTCPSCDGAESPSVHQPPDPSIGPCPGRGFKCDECLDGWFCPPQETLAQVVPCGLGWPCYHCSEGWFCELTETSSPTSKHSSKETGSPSQSSGATPTKTPKDDDLPVGWSHLGCFQDAISRILLGAKPVDYLQGDVSSEECIDHCVSGGYKLAGTENGRECWCGSSIRDDAVRLPEAQCGKPCQGQPTELCGGSWAIDVFLCSDKAESYLEPSEKPTGSFMFRPLSNLRGGRGKTGHQRLDAFA, encoded by the exons ATGGCGAATCAACAACTCCAAGGCAGCGGTCTCAAGTGGCCGCCGCGAAGGCTGCTACTTATCCACCGACGAGGCCTGATAATTGCAAGCTTGCTGTTCTTCACCCTTTCTTTAATCTGCTTTATCAGAGTTGCTACAATCGAAACGGCGAAGTTTGAACGACGGGCTCTCGCTGGGCGTCAATTTCAGCTGGGCGGATATCTGGGAGGCATGTTTCGAGAG GCAGTCGATACTTCAGCCACCAGAACTTCACCTGCAGCGCACACTACAAATCAAGACTCCGCTGCCTCGTTATCTATATCAATCCGTGTGACAGAGGCTGCCACAGCTTTAAGCAGTATGCCTGAACCGACAGGAATGAGCGAATCAAAAGCTTCTCTTAGCAATGCCGATTCACTGCTGGAAACATTGGCAGATGCGGTAAAAGAGGCTTTCATGGAATCGGGTCAACCCTCAGCCTCCGCGGCGAAACATCGTCAGAAAAACGGTTTGTCCGATATGATTGGGGGTCAGTCAAACGCATTGGATCTCTCGGAAGTTTCTTCGCTTCCTTCCTTTCTGCAGACATCTCGTTCAAGCTCTACACACAATCTGCCAACGCCTGCGGTTGGGTCTCTCGGCGGCTTCTTGGGAGACAGCTTGACACTACGGATCCACAACGCAAGAGCAGCCACAGAGAAGCTTCCAACCGACTCTTCCACTAATCCTTCCTTTCTGGGAGAATTGTCACGAATCGTTGCGGAAATATCAGGCATCGACCccgcagcagctgccaagCTCACAGATACTGTTCTGGATGCTCTTCATGTGGATTCGTCCGCTGTTGCTGCAGCCATACCAAAGGTAGCAACCGAAGCTTCTGTTTCAGCTTCCGATTTACTCCCACTTGTCATACCTGCTGTTGCCAAGGCCATGAACCAACCTCTACCTCCGGAGCCTCCTATGAGCACGCTAGATATGGTAGAAACCTTGAACAAGGTCCTTGAACAAGGAACAACGGTCATCAATGACCTCAGCAGAGCTTTGGAAGATATCACTGATCCGGCTCTTCTAGCAGTTGTCAATCAACTAGCTTTGATTGTGAGCGCTGTCGCTGACTACTTGGACAAGCCTCTTTGCGCTGTTGATCAGGTCATGGATGGAACTTCTTTTGAGGAAGTAATACCTTGTGATGAGGTTGAAACCGGGTCTCTTACTTCAGCCAGTCAAATCACAACACTAGCTACCTCTGGTTTGCCTGAATCACCAACCAAAACTTCCGATCCCGAAGACATAACCACACCTGCAGCCCCTACGCCTTATCTGTCCTCGAAGAATCAAGCATCGCCCCCGGACCCAACCCCGCCATCTACTCCAACAACCGACAAACCCACCAAAACAGGCAATCCAGCGTCCACAGATGGAGAAAACGAAGGATGTCCAACTTGCCCATCTTGTGACGGGGCTGAAAGTCCAAGTGTCCACCAACCACCTGATCCTTCGATAGGACCTTGTCCTGGAAGGGGCTTCAAATGTGACGAATGCCTTGATGGATGGTTCTGCCCTCCACAGGAGACACTAGCCCAAGTTGTACCGTGTGGGCTTGGATGGCCGTGCTACCATTGTTCAGAAGGCTGGTTCTGCGAACTGACAGAAACATCCAGTCCAACGTCGAAGCATTCATCCAAAGAAACAGGAAGCCCAAGCCAAAGTAGCGGTGCAACTCCAACAAAGACGCCCAAAGATGATGACCTTCCGGTAGGTTGGAGCCATCTGGGATGTTTTCAAGATGCAATATCTCGAATCCTGCTTGGCGCCAAGCCCGTTGACTATCTACAAGGAGATGTGTCATCCGAAGAATGCATTGATCACTGTGTCTCTGGTGGATACAAGCTTGCTGGAACAGAGAATGGGAGAGAGTGTTGGTGCGGGTCCTCTATTCGAGATGATGCAGTGCGACTTCCCGAAGCTCAATGTGGAAAGCCTTGCCAGGGCCAGCCGACTGAGCTTTGTGGCGGCAGCTGGGCCATTGACGTTTTTCTATGCTCAGACAAAGCTGAATCTTATCTAGAGCCGTCTGAAAAGCCTACTGGGAGTTTCATGTTTCGGCCCTTGTCAAACCTGAGGGGTGGCAGAGGAAAGACAGGTCACCAACGTCTTGACGCTTTTGCGTAA